Proteins encoded within one genomic window of Rhinoderma darwinii isolate aRhiDar2 chromosome 5, aRhiDar2.hap1, whole genome shotgun sequence:
- the DSG2 gene encoding desmoglein-2 produces the protein MKWTPAGGAITMILLLMVIIGIGHGLHLEMVKRSRKPGDGAVELVRHKREWIIPPVSIYEEQDNSFKNPIARIQSDIKLDLSRRIRYKIIGPGVTEPPLGIFIINERTGDLNVTGIVDREEIAMFFLKGFALDQNNENVEPPIELRVKVLDINDNAPVFTQEIIVATVEELSAANSLIMVLNASDADEPNTINTKLAYRILTQEPGSSEFVVTKNGELRTTVATLDREKQSSYTLTVEVRDRDGDMKQGQAGSATVKVKVKDVNDHIPVLEKEQYEGDVEENVANVEILRMKVFDDDEEFTDNWFANFTIVSGNEGNFFEIVTDTETNEGVLMLVKEADYEYMQTADLSVVVSNRAEYHSSVKYLAGGGGTGGGGGGGGGGGGGGKAIPIKVKVKNVREGPVFKPKRKILSISEGKTVINQVIGSYQAFDADTGKIAEHVKYAKEFDPDNWFMIDSTTAEIKLIKVPDRESIYVVNGTYVAKILAISEDLPGKTATGTIAIEVEDVNDNCPVLVNPVQTVCNNAQFINLTAMDLDGFPNGAPLKFMVVDEPAGNTKLWSIGKTDGLSAQLIPKTIWEGPHQVQILITDNQGLSCPEKQVLKLSVCTCNNAGYACSDRMTDTSVGLGGGAIALMILACLLLLLVPLLLLLCSCGSGEKGFLAVDGPEQSMLIHNKEGPEPVDTAALQSVIGTVGSAGLGAGAGAGMRDGLGISSMEGYGYSKDMYHSSMVMDRHYEDQQLLMSGGEVTAVGGGMRMISGLGSAAGAGAGFGSGYGFAGGAGSQAALSEEFIKGYFYDKVLGCADEDLTQAAKDCILIYSQEGTGSIAGSVDCCSFIESEFEGDYLDDLGFKFKALAEICQGVNSGIQISQYKSYEELNQAALESEAMTDLRAVQSEETMQEHYQAMDNSYLSSESQVQRSEPESVVRQNVVAEESFVSSRYVQEPVMRGNVLVTEKSYTTAPAIFLEPVRQQNVLVTERIIRPASSLHNLVDVHEGENVMVTERVIKSDKGFSGFRSEPHDSQYMLVTERLLAPSSNLNASLSIPDQSMGQNVVVTERHYTPITAVNGSARIPVEVSGGQSLVKENVSILDGGVQGQTHFKQGGYLVEELQPASNHVEKSSSRVTKFSTVQYTRS, from the exons GTTATTATTGGTATTGGACATGGCCTCCATTTAGAG ATGGTGAAGCGAAGCAGAAAACCGGGTGATGGAGCTGTAGAATTAGTGAGGCATAAACGAGAATGGATCATCCCACCAGTTTCAATTTATGAAGAGCAGGACAATTCTTTTAAAAATCCTATTGCAAGG ATACAATCTGACATTAAGTTGGACCTAAGTCGTAGAATTCGCTATAAAATAATTGGGCCGGGAGTTACAGAACCTCCACTAGGTATATTTATTATAAATGAAAGAACTGGTGATCTGAACGTAACCGGAATCGTGGACAGAGAAGAAATCGCAATGTTCTTT CTAAAAGGCTTTGCCCTAGACCAAAACAATGAGAATGTTGAGCCACCTATAGAACTACGAGTGAAAGTTCTTGACATCAATGATAACGCTCCAGTTTTTACACAAGAAATTATTGTTGCGACAGTGGAAGAGTTGAGCGCTGCAA ATAGCCTTATTATGGTCCTAAATGCAAGTGATGCCGATGAACCGAATACCATAAATACTAAACTTGCCTACAGAATTCTCACCCAAGAACCTGGATCATCTGAATTTGTGGTCACTAAGAATGGTGAACTTCGCACAACTGTGGCTACACTTGACCGAGAA aaACAAAGCAGCTACACCCTAACGGTCGAAGTGAGAGATCGAGATGGAGATATGAAGCAAGGCCAAGCCGGATCAGCTACCGTTAAAGTTAAAGTAAAGGATGTAAATGACCACATTCCCGTACTTGAAAAGGAACAG TATGAAGGAGACGTTGAGGAAAACGTTGCCAATGTTGAAATATTACGTATGAAGGTGTTTGATGATGATGAGGAATTCACCGATAACTGGTTTGCTAACTTTACTATAGTGTCGGGCAATGAAGGCAATTTTTTTGAAATTGTAACGGATACTGAAACCAATGAAGGAGTATTGATGCTGGTGAAG GAAGCCGATTATGAATATATGCAGACTGCTGATTTGAGTGTCGTTGTTTCAAACCGAGCCGAATATCACAGCTCCGTTAAATATCTGGCCGGTGGAGGAGGAACTGGCGGcggaggtggtggtggtggcggtggtggtggtggcggaAAAGCTATTCCCATAAAAGTGAAGGTGAAAAATGTTCGTGAGGGTCCTGTGTTTAAGCCCAAGAGAAAAATACTTTCTATTTCTGAGGGGAAAACTGTAATAAATCAAGTCATTGGATCATATCAAGCATTTGATGCAGACACTGGGAAAATTGCGGAACATGTCAA GTATGCAAAAGAATTTGATCCAGATAATTGGTTTATGATTGATTCTACTACAGCTGAAATTAAACTTATAAAAGTACCAGATCGGGAGTCTATATATGTTGTCAATGGAACCTATGTAGCAAAAATCTTGGCTATTAGTGAAG ATCTTCCAGGAAAAACTGCCACTGGAACTATAGCTATTGAGGTGGAAGATGTGAATGACAACTGCCCTGTTCTAGTAAATCCAGTGCAGACCGTTTGCAATAATGCACAGTTCATCAACTTGACAGCAATGGATCTGGATGGCTTTCCCAATGGTGCTCCGCTGAAATTTATGGTTGTAGATGAACCTGCTGGGAACACTAAGCTGTGGTCAATAGGGAAAACCGATG GTCTCAGTGCACAACTGATCCCCAAAACTATATGGGAGGGACCACATCAAGTTCAGATTCTAATAACGGACAACCAAGGATTAAGTTGCCCAGAAAAACAAGTCCTGAAACTATCAGTGTGTACTTGTAACAATGCTGGTTATGCATGCAGTGATAGGATGACTGACACTTCTGTAGGCCTAGGAGGTGGTGCAATTGCTCTTATGATCCTTGCTTGTTTACTATTACTAT TGGTGCCACTCTTGTTGCTTTTATGCTCGTGTGGCTCAGGAGAAAAGGGATTTTTAGCTGTAGATGGTCCTGAGCAGTCCATGCTTATACACAACAAAGAAGGTCCAGAACCTGTGGATACA GCGGCTCTTCAATCTGTGATTGGAACAGTAGGTTCAGCAGGACTTGGCGCTGGGGCTGGTGCCGGCATGAGAGATGGCCTTGGTATTTCATCTATGGAAGGATATGGTTACTCCAAGGATATGTACCATTCCAGTATGGTAATGGATAGACATTATGAAGACCAACAGTTGCTCATGAGTGGAGGAGAAGTGACAGCTGTTGGTGGTGGCATGAGAATGATCAGCGGTCTGGGCTCAGCAGCTGGTGCTGGAGCAGGATTTGGAAGTGGTTATGGTTTTGCTGGTGGTGCCGGGAGTCAGGCAGCTCTGAGTGAAGAATtcataaaaggctatttttatgaT AAAGTCTTGGGGTGTGCTGATGAAGATCTGACTCAGGCAGCAAAGGATTGTATTCTTATTTACTCACAAGAAGGAACAGGTTCAATTGCTGGATCAGTTGACTGCTGTAGTTTTATTGAAAGTGAATTTGAAGGTGACTACCTGGATGACTTAGGATTCAAGTTCAAAGCCCTGGCGGAGATTTGTCAAGGTGTAAATAGTGGCATCCAAATTTCACAATATAAATCCTATGAGGAGCTTAACCAAGCTGCCTTAGAGTCTGAAGCCATGACAGATCTCCGTGCAGTCCAGAGTGAAGAGACCATGCAAGAACATTACCAGGCTATGGATAATTCTTATTTGTCATCAGAATCCCAGGTTCAAAGGTCGGAACCTGAAAGTGTGGTTAGGCAGAATGTGGTGGCTGAGGAGTCTTTTGTGTCTTCTAGGTATGTACAAGAGCCTGTTATGCGAGGTAACGTGCTTGTGACAGAAAAATCATACACGACGGCTCCCGCAATATTCCTCGAGCCAGTCCGTCAACAGAATGTATTGGTGACTGAGAGGATCATTCGTCCTGCCTCTAGTTTACATAACCTGGTTGACGTTCATGAGGGAGAAAATGTTATGGTAACAGAGAGGGTGATCAAATCTGATAAAGGTTTTTCTGGCTTCAGGAGTGAGCCTCATGATTCACAGTATATGCTGGTAACAGAGCGGCTTCTCGCCCCTAGCTCTAATCTAAATGCCTCCCTAAGCATTCCTGATCAGTCCATGGGGCAGAATGTAGTAGTGACGGAAAGGCATTACACTCCTATAACAGCAGTCAATGGGAGCGCTAGGATTCCAGTAGAAGTGTCAGGGGGTCAAAGCCTAGTAAAGGAAAACGTCTCAATCTTAGATGGCGGTGTGCAGGGACAAACGCACTTTAAACAGGGAGGTTATTTGGTGGAGGAGCTACAGCCTGCAAGTAATCATGTAGAGAAGTCCTCAAGCAGGGTGACCAAATTCAGCACTGTACAGTACACACGTTCCTAA